A region of Paenibacillus sp. 37 DNA encodes the following proteins:
- the purM gene encoding phosphoribosylformylglycinamidine cyclo-ligase: MSEAYKKAGVDIAAGNEAVERMKKHVKRTFRPEVMTDLGGFGALFGLNKDKYDEPVLVSGTDGVGTKLKIAFAMDRHDTIGIDAVAMCVNDIVVQGAEPLFFLDYLACDKVIPEKIEAIVAGIAEGCHQSGCALIGGETAEMPGMYSEGEYDIAGFTVGIVDKAKIINGTTIAPGDTVIGLASSGVHSNGFSLVRRLLLEDAGLDLHDEVAELGGKLGDSLLEPTKIYVKPLLSLLEKVKVKGMAHITGGGFIENIPRMLPSNVNVDINYGSWPILPIFNLLQEKGSVSNRDMFTTFNMGVGLVLVVNEADATEALQQLKASGEEAYIIGRVTEGDARVTFTGADV; this comes from the coding sequence GTGTCCGAAGCATATAAAAAGGCCGGCGTCGATATCGCGGCAGGTAATGAAGCGGTTGAACGGATGAAAAAACACGTGAAGCGTACCTTCCGTCCGGAAGTGATGACAGATCTGGGTGGATTCGGTGCCCTGTTCGGTTTGAACAAAGATAAATACGATGAGCCTGTACTTGTATCGGGTACGGATGGCGTAGGCACCAAGCTGAAGATTGCATTTGCCATGGACCGTCACGATACCATCGGAATTGACGCGGTAGCCATGTGTGTGAACGACATTGTGGTACAGGGTGCAGAACCACTCTTCTTCCTCGACTATCTGGCATGTGACAAAGTCATTCCTGAGAAGATCGAAGCTATTGTTGCGGGTATCGCTGAAGGCTGTCATCAATCGGGTTGTGCGCTGATTGGTGGCGAGACGGCAGAGATGCCGGGCATGTACAGTGAAGGCGAATACGATATTGCCGGATTCACGGTGGGCATCGTGGACAAAGCAAAGATCATCAACGGCACAACCATCGCCCCTGGCGACACTGTGATTGGATTGGCCTCTAGCGGTGTACACAGTAACGGATTCTCGCTGGTACGCAGACTTTTGTTGGAAGATGCGGGACTTGATCTGCATGATGAAGTAGCGGAACTGGGCGGTAAGCTGGGGGATTCCCTGCTGGAACCTACGAAAATCTATGTTAAACCCCTGTTGTCCCTGCTGGAAAAGGTAAAAGTAAAAGGCATGGCACACATTACAGGTGGTGGCTTCATCGAGAATATCCCACGTATGTTGCCGAGCAACGTGAATGTGGATATTAACTACGGCTCTTGGCCGATCCTGCCGATCTTCAACCTGTTACAGGAAAAGGGATCTGTCTCGAACCGTGACATGTTCACCACATTTAACATGGGTGTTGGGCTTGTACTGGTCGTTAATGAAGCAGATGCAACGGAAGCACTGCAACAATTGAAAGCATCTGGTGAAGAAGCGTACATCATTGGCCGTGTTACTGAAGGAGATGCGCGAGTAACCTTCACAGGAGCGGATGTTTAA
- a CDS encoding immunity 26/phosphotriesterase HocA family protein encodes MRKSYNEGDVFLIPMKDGRFAVCQVVCTLKGRFKKTFSFGVMSIQRDETEKLEDGDFLFYSYGNRRSNVIFTSPANIRNGSWRIVGNTPLTPEKEKLKVFQCAGHLYCGDEYIRNLPIEEYSQFNTLGVAGFELVQNHLLEMEQG; translated from the coding sequence ATGAGAAAGAGTTATAACGAAGGTGACGTGTTCTTGATTCCGATGAAGGATGGCCGATTTGCGGTATGCCAGGTGGTATGCACACTTAAAGGTCGTTTTAAAAAGACATTTTCGTTCGGCGTGATGAGCATTCAGCGTGACGAAACCGAAAAGTTGGAAGATGGCGATTTTCTCTTCTATTCTTATGGGAACCGTAGAAGCAACGTTATATTCACTTCTCCGGCCAATATCCGAAACGGATCGTGGAGGATCGTGGGTAACACACCTTTGACGCCCGAAAAGGAAAAGCTGAAAGTGTTTCAGTGTGCCGGACATTTATACTGCGGTGATGAGTACATTCGTAACCTCCCGATAGAAGAGTATAGTCAGTTTAATACGCTCGGCGTGGCTGGGTTTGAATTGGTACAAAACCATCTGTTAGAGATGGAGCAAGGATAG